The window attttacatttttatggtAGCAGAAGTTTAtcagaattttatttatttatttttgaaaacagctgtctgctaTTGCTGAAAACGAGAGCTGTGACAGTCAACCATAACATAAAGTTGTgggctgtgaaataaaaacaatgacctGAGCAGTGGCCACCGTGTCCACAACTGACAGCTAAAGAATAATGGTGAATGTTAAAATATAGTGTAATAGTATCCCAAGAATTGAAGAGTCATAAACTCAGCAAACTGTATCAGTAATCAGTTCCACTGTTTGCCAACATTAGCCACCAGTCACTATTAGCTtgtggtcataccagaccagcTAAGGCTGTAGTAGCAGAACCCCTGAGTGTATGAACTGAGCAAGAGGACATTTTATTGCTAGCAAATTAAACTTTTAATTTGTAAGAAGAAGAGcatggtatttttttctttcaaaagttaCCTTTACTCTCATTTGATGAAAaactttttgtaaaaaaaaaaaaaaaaaaaaaaatcaaaaataaaatcaaaaataaataaaggcgTCTTACCAGTGGCTTCATCACCTCATGGGTGGACAAGCATGCTTCATGGAGACAGGTCCCGTTGAGGCTACAGGGGGTGCCGTCAGCCCAGGGCAAGCTGCCATTCTTGGTGGTGCACTGTGGTGTCCCATCCTCTCGACACCAAAGCTGGCTGCAGATATCACTGTCTGAGGTGTTGGGGCAGTGGATGAACTCCTCTCCAAAAATCTGCTGGCACTGTTGGTCCAGGCTGTACTTGGTGCCTGGAAGCTCTCTTGGTAATGGCATGGTACTCTCTGGGACATCCAGCAGACAGTCCCCTGTGGTTACCAAAGAAAGCAACACTGTATGAGACTGATTATATTGTGGTTTATGGAGATTATGAACTTGACAATGGGAGCACTGTGACAATGGTAAATGTGTTGCGCTTTGTGTGTGGCATGACAACAGTGGAAAAATATTCAGGGCAAGTTGTGTCCTGGCTATAAAAATGagtaatttaaatttaactaaTGCACTGCACTTTTATAGGCAGCCTAGTGCTCTGAATCTGGACATGTGACAGCTATTCTAAATCTGAATTTATTCATTGTTCCACTAATGATTCTTTATTACATTCAATAAGCTTTTGTCTGGAGTTGTCAATGACATCCACAGTTCGGAATGAACGTTCTCAGCCACACAAGTTTTTGTTGGAGCCATTTTCCAACTGATAAAGAGCATATTTTGCTGACACCAGCTGTTGCTTTTggctgaggaggtggagaacAGGAAGAAGTCCATAGTATGACTCAGTGGGAAAGAAGGTTCACCGATAGGTCTAGCAAGGatacaaacaatacaaagaTGCACAACACAAGGTGGGGAGAGGGAACAATGGGGGAAAGGCAAAGAGAGTGTGAAGAGGAGGATGTAGGAAGAGAAGATTTGGAAAGTTATGGCAAGATAAATTATCCCCATAACCAATAGTTTGAAGGGAGTGACATGTGTCAGCAAGAAAGCCATAGTTAGAGCATGAGAGGAAGAactgtatgttttattcatctctGAATCAGCCCTAATAACAGAGTCACAGGGTCACTGCAGGACTCTATGGGATGCATAGATTTCCTCAGTGTGTGACTTTTAATGTGCTGCATTTACAACCTGAAGTATCTCCTACCATGTCCGTTGTCAAAGAACTCAGTGATGTAGAGAGCACTGCAGGGAGACCAGGGGGCCGTCTTGTTGAGGCTGACAAACAGAGGAGCCATCAGGTAATGTCCTCCCAGATCTCCGAACAGCTTCTCACAGGTCTTGGAGTCGTCATGAGGCATACTCAAAACATGACCTGCAGTAGGAGAGGATGTGATGATAAGAATGTGATGTGTAGGCTTATAGGTGGTTATGGATGTCTAAACATGACTTTAAAGCTACACATGATAGAGCTTGCCTATTACACTACGTTTCACAAGTTTTTCCATAAATCGTACACCCACACCAGCACACCCATATGACAATAAATGTGATCTAACCGAGCTCGTGTGCAGCTGTGAAGGCAGCCTGCAGGCCGTTGTCCTCAATAACTGAGCAGCTCCTCTTCGGATCGCACATCGTCCCGACATCGGCCACACCCAGCGTGTCGCAGCTCTTCTGTCCACAGATGTCCTGCAACGCAAACACAGCAAACGCTGAAAATGGAGCACCATCGTCACCAAATCTTTTTGATAAAGTTTGCAAAAGCTGATGCTCAAATTAAATGTGACCATATGCCAATTCTGTGTGGGAAGTCACTGATCACTATGAAATGCCACTGCTGTTATAGTGCAACATACCATTCCACAATTGCATATGATGATTCTTACTTGTAAATGCCAACTATACCACTCAGGGTGCACAACTGGTTATTAGCTCCAGTGATCTGGTCAGAGCTCTGGATTTTATTACAGTGGTGGATGGTTTTACATTGAAAGTGCAGAAATGAATGCCACTTTCAATGTAAGACGTCTTATTGTGTGTTTAAGGCATTTTAATGAATATTGCTCTGCTATTGCTATGTTTTTCAGCCTCCGTGTTTAACGTGTTGACAGTTTGTGACAGGTGATATAGGAGTAGGCATGCTTTGGATGGAAAATCTACCATCTTGTTATGTCTGTAATTTTCCAGGGAAAACTGTGATATTTGCTAGTAAGAATCATCATATCAGTGGGAGGTGGTGTGTGGGATTTGAACTGCAGAAACATAGTTATAGGGTAAACATTAGATTCCAGGGCTGTAGAGTAGttaaagttagggttagggtgaggCTGGGGTCAGGTTAAACATCCCCAGTCAATAAGAATGGGTATATGCCAGTGGAACATAAGACATACTAGAAGTACCATAAACCAAATGAATGGCAACCCCATAATCAGCGCTGGTATACCTCTTAGAATCAGCATACGCCCCTAAACAAGAGCTACATTCAGTCAATCACTTTTTGATCTCAGCACTGCTGCCAGACAGCTTTAATGTCATGGAGCATGAAATGTTTCCACTGAAACTAAAACAAGGCATACTTTTATCAATCAAACTATTTCATTCAAATCAATTAAGGGTAAGATCTTGTCATGTACACATGTGTAGTGTTGACCAATTCCTCAATTAACCTGTAATCAAACCGTTTGTTACAACAACACTGTGAGAATAGACTTCATCCAATGTTTAATACATGGTGAATAGTTGATACACTGTTTTACACTGATACACATTTACTTAGAAACAGCTGACAGAGTGGACTACCAAAGAGTTAAAGACATTATCCTGTCAAATAATAAATATAGTAAGTGTTTGGGCGGCCCTGAGTGACTGTTATATTAATCACGTAGGATGGCGAACCACCATCTATTTATTGTACGTccagttgtttttcttccatttttaaagaaacaaatcaaaaacatgttgctcagtgtttccgtcataaaacaaagcaaataaatatcCGCAGCATGCAGCTGTCCAGGGCTGCAATGTGGGAAAATTAACAGTGTGGTATATCAGAAACCTTTTCCTGTTTGAGAAGACGCCTGGCTGTGTAGGAAGGAGACGGACCCGTCCATGGCTTCGCCTCAGCCCCCAAAAAAACCACAAGGCAGAGCCCTCTGTGATTCAAAACACATCTGGActtggagctgcagctgaacgCAGCTCAGCATGTGTTTGTACAGTTCCACAACAGCATCTGTCACTCACGTATGCAGACACTCAGACAAAGCTAGATATATGGGTCAAAGCACGAGCCCCAGTAATACATTTGCACATAGCGCAGATGCAGACGACACATCGTATAAGAGAAACAAAAATCCATGAGAAATATGTTTCCACTACATGCAACAGAGGATAGATTTTGAGTTTCACAACAGCCAATACTAGCAGCGGCCATCTCTTGTGACTGTGGAATACCTGGCATACATTTTCAACTCCAACCCGGCTGCACACTCAAGCCCTGACCATTTAAAGTGGCTTCATCGTGTCTGGGCTGATTTGTGGCGGCACTAAAGTTAGCTCATCCACGAGGAACCTTCTGTCCTCTACATTTCAAAGCATATCTCCgctgaaatggaaaaacaaacacaaaccagggTCACATAAATGATGGTTTCCCTGATCGAACGCCACTTCAACAAATCCAACACGAGACTGCAAAAGCCCATATGTTCTATCCATCATTTTCCCCATGCTAACGTCATTCAGTAGGTCTATAAACATCAAGCGGCGACCAGGCTACTTACCTATAAAAATTAATAATAGAGAAGTTACTCACCTAATGTATTGTCTGCTAACACCTTGTCAACATGCACATACCAGATGCAAGAAGGCAGCCAAATACAACAGAACAAGCCAATCACAATTCAAACCCTAAGGACTTGTGAACTTATTTCCTGTCGAAGCTTTCAGCTTGTTTGGACTCTGTTGACATTCCCCCTGCTTGGAAAAGATTACAACTATTCCATTGCTACCTCTACAATACATTTTCAGGATCCTTAGTTTACCTAAAGGGCCATAAATGCTTTTCTTTACCTCGTCTTggttcctcttcttttttctaatCTCACACGTGTTACTGAATTGCTTTCAGAGCAACGTCTGGCCTGAAGCAAGGGGCTCATTTTCAGTGTGGACCCCCCACCGTCCAAACAACTAGCCCTAAAATGCACCTGTGTTAGTGTAAAACACTTTGGTTCCACGAAATTGTTGTGTGGATGAGTCTGATACCTCTGAAACCACAGCATGTACCACAGCTGGCCTGAGATTGAATTCCACCAGGGCTTAATTCATGACTCATTCTTGCTGGGTTTTTGCTTTCTGaatggagaacaaaatacaccAGAATAGAGTGGACTTGCCACTCTTGGAATGCATTTAAAAGCGTTTACTACATGTATTGTTTAATGTACTAAACCATCTTCTGAAAAGAAGCCTATCACAATCACTGTCTCTCTTGAAGCCTGATTGGAGTGTAAGGATATTTTGTGGTAATACTGAATATGTTTCAAGTTGCATTtatcttttgttcttttattttttctgccaCTTTGGGGCAGAACTGAAGCTGAAGAGTTTTTACAGCTAATGTGTTAGCCAAACTACTTTGTAGCAGACAGTTTTGATAACCTGACAAATATAAGTCttatattcactctccttttggctctgttttgttttccaccgACTCAAGAGGAACATATTTGGCCCTCCCCTATGTTTACCAGCTAgtcgctaactttgtctgtcttccATTTGGCTCTGGCATGTAGTGTGCAGCCAGTTTACGAGACTTTTCTCGCTAAAAACAggtttctgcagctgctggtgtgAAGTGaagctgatgagagcagtgagacatAACCACAACGGTGCCTTCTACcactgaggggaactgcagagttagTGATAGTTGTGTATTGGTTTCTCATTACGAGCAGCCTGGTTGACATTACCCACATACCCTTGACctattgtttatttaaaaacattcattaatAACCTCTAAATTACAGTTTCATGCCCAAATATTATAAGCAGTCAGCCTTTCTTGGCGTCAAAATTCTACAATAAAACCATACTTCTactcttttaaataaaaaaaatgtggtgtTCCCCAAGGATCAATTCGCATGCCACTGCTGTTTTAAGTTTGCATAAAAACTTTTGCAAATTTATCTCAAGATCCTTTTATTagctttttccagagctttcaactaCATCACATTGGCCTTGACAACTCAACACCTTGAGATGAAAGATTTTTGTCAAGCCACTCTTTCCAAGGTCACGACTGAACTCATACTCAAACTCTCACAAATCACATAATTACAACATTATATGCAGATGACGCCGGGTTTTATTGAGACTTCGACAACCATTCTACATTTGTGTGAAGAAGCTAACCCAGACGTGTGCTTGTCTCTCACCTCTCTGGTGAACAGCATGGCAGTGTCATAGTGCTCTGGGTGTCTCTGACTTGGTGGATTGAAGAGCTGCTGCCAGGAGCAAAAGTTCCTCAGAGCCACGCCTCCGTTGCTGGACACCTCTGGACCAACCTCCTCGTCTTCCACTACCAACAtcttcaccaccaccatgtTAACGGAGTTCTTTATGCTGGGGTGCTTGTAAAGCTGAGCTGCCATGGACATCAGGGTCAGAATGTAGTGCTATGGAGGATGAGAGACAGGACAGGACATTTAAATACCTGAACTTCCATGAACATGAATTTGAACATTCCATTCACAGGACATTTAAAGAGCTTGGACAGCACAAAGATACAGTGGGGCATGGACAAAAGAGGGCAGAGTTAAAGCTGTATGCGATAATGTTTCTAAATTATCCAAAACATATTTGACCTTTTCATGTACTGCAATGTCTTGGCCAATCCAGATAAACAGTATCTGCGATTAGCTGTATCAGCTGGGTTctatcacacaaaacaaaaaaacctttaaGTATGACTATGTGACATGCAACATTAAATCACATAATTCAACAAAAATTAAGCAATTAAGGAAACACATTACACTTCATTACAGCAATGGCTAACTAATCCATTAGTCATAGCCCAAGAGCACAAATAAAATTGTCTTCAGAAATAACTGTGCATCATTACTCATGCGGAGGAATTTCTGTCTCCTAAAATGGAAAACTCAAAAATGTCAGTGACCCCTGAAGAATGAAGCGCTGTAtagcaattttatttttatattgtaatattttgttttctgagtgTTATTGCTTGTATTAGTGTTTTgtatctctgctgctgctggagaagaACAGTTTTCTGCCTTAACTACGGGCTGATTGTATTTCTCCCACTAATAATAAACAGAACTGGGTCACTCCATCAGGATTTCATATGAGATTCTAAATTACAAAAATCAGTTGGACACACTTGTATTTTAACCTTAACCCTCTAACCACCTTCAGAAAACTGCAGGCATCATTTTATACCCCACTGTCTTTTTCAAAGTGAAGAATTCccctttgattttgtttaaGTAAAGAGCCTCCAAACAGTTTTGTTCACGGTTGTGTTGTGGGAGGTAGGGATGGGCAGGGTTTTCCACAGCCCTGTATGGTTTTGTGTCTTAGTGGACGGCTCATAAATCACAATGAATGTGGGGGGATTGTGCCATGCTGTGTACTGTAAAGTCTTCCATTGGCCTCACtgaaatcactttttttctggGGTGGGATGATACTCTCCCATAGAAGGATTTTCCACATGTGCTGTACACACACCCGCAGAGCAACGTGTTGATTTTTCCCTGGGGCCTCCAAATCACTCAAACTGCCCCTGTTCATATAAAACCAGGGTAACATGAATGACAGTTGACATAAAACCTGTCCGATTtgtaatgaaattattttttctgtttcattttggtTCACTTGACCCTGGTGCCTGGTTGCCTGTGACTTACTGAGGGATAAGGCTCAGTGTTTGGCAGCTGAGGAGCTTTTTAAGTACAAACAGACTACAATTTGGCTGCTGGAGATTGTGGCAGGATCATGGATTGtcctacttcttcttcttcttttttttttttaaataaataaatatctttggTTTAGCTCTGGTTAGAACCAGGATTGACTTGATAATTTCGGGAGATCTTTCAGACACCAGAcatctgtttgtttaaaatactgGATGTCTTATATAACATGCAGCAGGAAATAATCCATTTAATGAATTtataatataaaaacagaatagAACAGATATTGTAAGGCTTGTGAATATTTCCTGGATGATGCTGAAGATATGCTGCCAAATCATGACCAAGTTCTGAGGAATGTTTCTCAGCATTGCTTGCATTTCTGTTCTCTGACCTCTTTCTCAGCCTGTGGAAAACAGGGAGCCCACCGATTTCCTCCCAAGCTCCCTCAGTgccaaaacatatttttgaagctgaacagaaaaaaacaaatccctgCCACTATATTTCCTGGGCTATGAATCCTGACTTAGCAGACAGGATGAggaaatacagaagaaaaaaaagatgacgtCTTTGGGAGTTTGTTTATGGGACAGTCTAAATTGCAAAGTTAGACTAAGGTTTGTTTAGGTTCCTGTCAACTGTGTGTGCAGGAAAGAATGAGTTCATCGTGTCTGACCTTTATTTCATCTCCATAGAACTGGGTCATGGTTGAGTCTGCTACCACCAAGGTCTCTATAAACCGTGGCGCGGAAACAAAGCGTCTCCGGCGAGGTTCCCTCTGTGCGTCACTGTCGCCGTGCGTAAAATTTTCCCCATTGTGCTTCTCCGCTCGGCTCTCCCCCGCCGCATGATGAAACAGGAGGGAAACACCGTGGCTTTGGGTGAATGTCCTCCTCTTGATGACATGCAGCTGCTTGACAGAGTCTGGCCCTAGATCGCCGCTAAGTTTGGGCTCAATTAAATACTCTTTCCCGTCCGTTATGAAGGAACCAAAGATGCCGGAGCACAAACTGACAGCCACAACCGAGTCTTGGTCGTGGTCTACGTTCCCAGAGTAAAAGCAGCTCCTCAGCGGTCCttcactgtcctctgtctggCTCATAATTTTCTGGAGATCTGCGTCCGCGACAGGTTTGGCACCTGAAGCGCTGCGTAAAGCGCCAACATCTCTGGCTCTGATACGCTGTATGGTGAAGGAAGGAGCGATAAAGCTGGTATCTGGTATAAGATTTAGAGTCAAGTCCTTGCCAAACGCACTAAGGACAAATCTCGGCTGTTCCTCGCTTCTTTTCCAAAAGCGACCGCTCGTTCTTGCATTTATCCGAACAGGTACAATATCCTCTGATTCAAACGGAGTGGAAAGCGCCGCGTTCATTACGCACATGGATAAAAAGATGAAACGCGCAGTGGAACACATCTTCTGCAACAGCAATtgctctaaaaaaaataaagaattgaTTGCAAAGTATGTCCTTTATTTCTGGTAAGTAGTGCGTCTTCTCCAATCGAAAGAGCACCTTTTCAAAATCAAAGATctcttcaaattaaaagtgaTTTCCCAGTGCTGTAAAGGCAGTCTCAGTCAAAGTATGTCTGGTATTTaatttcagtctgtctgagttGTCGCTTCTAATTCCCAAGCCAAGCTAAGTCTTGTTGCACCACTCACCAGCACCGCTGCAGTCTGGACATATCGGTGGTATTTATACTTTCTGCTCTTCCTAGGACATGAGGGGGTTTATTTTTGATATCCTGGAAATTCTCCTCCCACTCGCACTTCAGGAGAAACTCGCGGATAAAACGGATCCAATGAGAATAGGTCGACACTCCCCCCTTCCGAAATAGCCTGACAACCGCGTTCCTATTATTAACCCAGCGGGCTATATGGCAGCGGCAGGACATCAATACTATGCATAGCTGGAAGTCCGCTACTCGACTTATTTCGGAGTGGTGTGTGAGTGGCAGCCCCCCACCCGCACCCCAcccacacgcatacacacacggGGCGATCAGCTTTATCCCCGCACAAAAGACCACCGCTTGACAGAGAAAGGCACTGTGTGCGCCTCAACAATGAGAAATGTATAATCGCTTTAGTAGAGCTATAAGAAGAATATTatcctttaaatgtgtttatgtgttctGTGGAGAAACCTGTTCATCAGGAACAGATCTGTTTCACCcccatatgttttttttcccaaagaacagtttttaatcatttgaaGTGTGTTTATTAAAACCGTATGACTCAAATAAAGTTCTGTTTGTTATTCAACGTGTTAAGTTAGAACAAAGAACCCAGTGTGTCGGATTTGAAATTTCGTACTTCAGGTTTATATTCATCAATATTCTTTTCCAGCACAATAAAGGCTGAGTATACAAGCATTTTATTCATGGTGCTATAGAGGGTTCCTCTAAAAAGGCTTCTGCTGTATTACAAGACTGAACACATGTTCTGCCAGGCACAATATGAATGACTTTATTAAGACTGGGAGCCAGAAGAACGCCAGTACTTcgaacaataaaaaaagatccTAAAGCCGCAGTTTAAGACTGTAACCGACAGATGGCGCCAGAGCATAACAAAGTAGTTCAAGCGCACAGATGCGCTGATGCTCCGGAAGATTTCAGGCGCAAACAGGTGTCGCTCTCTGCCCGGATTTAAGTTTGCATTTCTCTTTTATCTTTGACTTTTGTATTAGGATATGCAGAGAAAATCTACACCTACCTTTGCAGATCAGTGTTTACGcgtttgatgatgatgatgtttggtGCTGTTGGTGAAGTTTGGTGTTGTTTTAGGAAACATTTTatgaaaaagggaaagaagaacaagaaataTCTTCTAAAAGGATATGACATTAGATTTTTAGTAAGTGTGTTACTTCATTAAGTTTGCAGTTTACAGGTTATGGTGCAGGTACATTCGTTTGACAtgttcaaaatgtgaaaacttcCAAATTTCCAAATTAAACCGGTGCTCGTGTGTTTCCTTTTGTTCCTTGTGTGTTTGCTCCTTGTCTTTCCTCCTCGCTGTGAGTCTGGGCTGTGGGAGGGGAATGATGCTCCAGTTCCTGTCACTCATGCTGTACAGCAACAATAATATTTGGAGAGTTACAAGTGGCTGCGGTCTGCAGCACAAACCGGGACGCATGACCAACGAGCTCTCTCTTGCGCACGCAATCCGATTTCAGTTGACTGTGATCAGCGGTGTTTATGCGCGACTTTAAAGCACAGCGGCGCAGAGAAGTTGGTGGCCTAAGTGGAAACAGTGCAAGATGGGAAAGAAGCTGGACGGCAGTGCGGGTGCTTAGTTTTCTAAAGACGCACAAGCGGCGCTGCCTGCCATTGCGCACAACTTCTTACTGCATGCAAAGGCACCGCAGCCGAATTACAGTGTGGACTTTACTGAGCGGTAGCAGAGATGGCTACACTCATTCATTCTTTGATTATTTGTgcaaaattcattttttatttgaaactaACATATTGCATGGAGGTAGATTTCTTCATACCTGTTCGTGTGGATCACCAAGAGGATGAAAAGCATCTGCACCGGCATGCGGAGCAGATGAATGAAAGACAGATTGTTTTTCGACTAAGTGCATTCAAACAGGAATTCTACCTCCACCTCAAGCCGGATTCTAGTTTCTTTGCACCGGGCATCTTGAACCCTGAGACTGGCTCCTTAGCATCCAACGCCTCTGTAGCGACGGACCTCAGGGAATGCTTCTACTCCGGTGATGTCAACGCAGATCCGGACTCCTTTGCCGCGCTCAGCCTGTGTAAAGGTCTCCACGGGGGGTTCGCCTATAACGGCATGGAGTATTTCATCAGCCAGGGTAAAACTGAGGACGCAGCACCCGCGTCTGGATATAGAAACTCTTTCGACAGGACACATGTCATCCGCCGCAGGAGACGCGCTGCGCACTCAGGCGGCAACTTCACCAGCAGGTGTGGAGTTACACCTGATACCAGCGTCACCATTTCCCTGGAGAAATACAAGTATATGAGTGAACTGGATAATGATGGCTTAACTGAAACCGTGTTGAAAACTCTTGGGAGGTCCAAAAGGTTTGCCTCCATCCCCAGGTTTGTGGAGGTGCTGGTGGTGGCAGATGAGTCTATGGCTAAATTTCACGGGGATGACCTGAAGCATTACCTCCTGACCCTGATGTCAGTAGCAGCCAGGCTTTACAAACACCCCAGCATTTTCAACTCTATAAACATAGTGGTGGTGGGCTTCATGGTGATAAATGAAGCTGACAAGGGACCTAAGGTTTCCAGTAATGCAGCCCTGACTCTGCGCAACTTCTGCTCCTGGCAGAAGAAGTTGAATAAACACAGCGACAAGCACCCAGAGTACTGGGACACTGCCATACTGTTCACCAAACAGGTAAGCAGGGGACGAGTGAACTCTGTTAAAACCCAGCACTATAATGTATTACATTGGTGGTGCAAGGAATAGAAAAGACATGCTGcactcacacatgtacatggACAGATTATGAGACAAAGGGCCCACGAAcccttttgtgtctctttgtaatAATTTTGCGTCTCTCTGTAGaccttttgtgtctctttgtagtcatcTGATTGAATTTCCAACAAGAAATATTAAATGGCACTTCATACAGAGGCTCTGGCTCAGGGGCCCCCTGACCCTATGTGCCGCTAGACCTGTGCCTTGTATAGCTGTTCAGTCATCCATCCATAAATAAGTGTGTTGGTGCAGTCTGTTATCTGCACAGCTGTGTGATGCCCTTCATTTAGTTATgttttagctgcttcagtgaGTCACTGGAAAAGATCAACTGAGCCAGTACTTTCCATGAAAGACCTCGCCTCTGTGTGCTTCTACGGAATAAGAACTGAGTCACTATCTGCCTAAATAAGGTACCTTCATAAAGATCAGAGCATGTATATATAAAACCCAGTGAGAATCCAAATTACTCATTCAAGCTGATGTAAATTGACACTATATAAAGCATTCAGCGAAGTCAGAACTGTCAGATAATCCCATGTGGCCACCACAGCTGTGACCACTGACTAGTAAATCCTTCTCCATAGTCACtggcttctttctgtttttccctgTCTGATGTCTGGTTGGTCCTGCCTGCTTTCAATTAGGTCCAATTTGGCTCAGGCTGGCCATCTGATGCACTACGTCTCTCCTTCACTGCAGAGCAACATACAAACATGCTTCAGGGTCAAAAAGAGTGAACAATCATCTCAGTACTGGGAAAGATCCTTTATTTACACTAAGGGCACTTATATATAGGAAAGTCCAGGTCCAGTGATGTTGTCCTTGTAGGGCACAATGAGCACAGCTGCTGCGTTGGAAAAAATCTTGTAATAGGTAATGGAGAGCAAGTGGTGTGGAATACACATAGCTGGCAGAAAGTGCTTCTGGCATCTTTGGGCCTCACTGTAACACTGGGTTAACAAGTTCATTGTCCACTGTGAATTCATATTTACTTTGAACCCAACAAAAGCACAGGGAAGTCACTTTGACATAACATAGTAACATAATCCCCGACCAGAAAGACCAAAACAGGAATAAAGTGTTAGATACAGGAAAACCTCTCCAGTAATCCTTGGAACAGAACAAAGCAACAGTCTTCCCAAAAACCAATGAATCATGGCCAATATTCCAATAATAATGACATGTTTGAGTG of the Toxotes jaculatrix isolate fToxJac2 chromosome 9, fToxJac2.pri, whole genome shotgun sequence genome contains:
- the LOC121187641 gene encoding A disintegrin and metalloproteinase with thrombospondin motifs 8-like, producing the protein MCSTARFIFLSMCVMNAALSTPFESEDIVPVRINARTSGRFWKRSEEQPRFVLSAFGKDLTLNLIPDTSFIAPSFTIQRIRARDVGALRSASGAKPVADADLQKIMSQTEDSEGPLRSCFYSGNVDHDQDSVVAVSLCSGIFGSFITDGKEYLIEPKLSGDLGPDSVKQLHVIKRRTFTQSHGVSLLFHHAAGESRAEKHNGENFTHGDSDAQREPRRRRFVSAPRFIETLVVADSTMTQFYGDEIKHYILTLMSMAAQLYKHPSIKNSVNMVVVKMLVVEDEEVGPEVSSNGGVALRNFCSWQQLFNPPSQRHPEHYDTAMLFTREDICGQKSCDTLGVADVGTMCDPKRSCSVIEDNGLQAAFTAAHELGHVLSMPHDDSKTCEKLFGDLGGHYLMAPLFVSLNKTAPWSPCSALYITEFFDNGHGDCLLDVPESTMPLPRELPGTKYSLDQQCQQIFGEEFIHCPNTSDSDICSQLWCREDGTPQCTTKNGSLPWADGTPCSLNGTCLHEACLSTHEVMKPLVVVDGGWSLWGPWQQCSRTCGGGVEFSYRECSDPVPQNGGKYCEGQRVQYQSCNTQPCDNYEGKSFREEQCENYNSPHYLDHNGNMKQWIPKYAGVSPRDRCKLFCRARGSSEFKVFESKVIDGTTCGPDTTSVCVQGQCVKAGCDQVIGSNLRVDKCGVCGGSGLTCRKITGSYNKAIYGYSDIVTIPIGATNIDIKQRSHRGIKHDGNYLAIKRESGGYILNGNFSVSTVEQDIPVLGAVLKYSGSSTTLERIQSFRQLKEAITIQLLATAGDANPPKVKYTFFIPRDVTFNKSKDKKGSLPSLHMIHPFGVPEWVLGEWSECSKSCGSGWSRRIVECRDSEGFLSSQCDRDLKPVDIRPCGDLPCPLWQLGPWSTCSRTCGQGERRRSVFCIDYTGKTVEPEKCDPNKIPEPVSGVCFNQECL